In Mustela nigripes isolate SB6536 chromosome 12, MUSNIG.SB6536, whole genome shotgun sequence, one DNA window encodes the following:
- the ELOVL7 gene encoding elongation of very long chain fatty acids protein 7 isoform X1 produces the protein MAFSDLTSRTVRLYDSWLKDADPRVEDWFLMSSPLPQTIVLGLYVYFVTSLGPKLMENRKPFELKKVMITYNFSIVLFSVYMCYEFVMSGWGTGYSLRCEVVDYSQSPSALRMARTCWLYYFSKFIELLDTIFFVLRKKNSQVTFLHVFHHTIMPWTWWFGVKFAAGGLGTFHAFLNTAVHVVMYSYYGLSALGPAFQKYLWWKKYLTSLQLVQFIIITIHIGQFFFMEDCKYQFPVFLYIILSYGCIFLLLFLHFWYRAYTKGQRLPKTVKNGICKSKDH, from the exons atccaAGAGTCGAAGACTGGTTCCTCATGTCCTCACCTCTGCCACAAACCATCGTCCTGGGACTCTATGTCTATTTTGTCACTTCTCTAGGACCAAAGCTCATGGAGAATCGAAAGCCCTTTGAACTCAAGAAAGTGATGATAACATACAATTTTTCCATAGTTCTcttttctgtgtatatgtgtTATGAG TTTGTGATGTCTGGCTGGGGTACAGGTTATTCACTTCGGTGCGAAGTTGTTGACTACTCCCAGTCACCTTCAGCATTGAGG ATGGCACGCACCTGCTGGCTTTATTACTTCTCCAAATTTATTGAGCTTTTAGATACT atctTTTTTGTTCTGCGTAAGAAAAATAGCCAAGTGACTTTCCTGCATGTCTTCCATCATACCATCATGCCATGGACCTGGTGGTTTGGAGTCAAATTTGCCGCAG gtgGTTTGGGAACATTCCATGCCTTTCTAAATACAGCCGTACATGTAGTCATGTATTCCTACTATGGGCTCTCTGCACTGGGACCAGCCTTCCAGAAGTATCTATggtggaaaaaatatttgacatcaTTACAGCTT GTCCAATTCATTATTATCACCATCCACATAGGCCAGTTCTTTTTCATGGAAGATTGCAAGTACCAGTTTCCAGTCTTCCTGTACATCATTTTGAGTTATGGGTGCATCTttctgctgctctttctccattTTTGGTACCGTGCTTACACCAAAGGCCAGAGGCTGCCCAAAACTGTGAAAAATGGAATCTGCAAAAGCAAAGATCACTGA
- the ELOVL7 gene encoding elongation of very long chain fatty acids protein 7 isoform X2, which yields MIVGSKMLFVMSGWGTGYSLRCEVVDYSQSPSALRMARTCWLYYFSKFIELLDTIFFVLRKKNSQVTFLHVFHHTIMPWTWWFGVKFAAGGLGTFHAFLNTAVHVVMYSYYGLSALGPAFQKYLWWKKYLTSLQLVQFIIITIHIGQFFFMEDCKYQFPVFLYIILSYGCIFLLLFLHFWYRAYTKGQRLPKTVKNGICKSKDH from the exons TTTGTGATGTCTGGCTGGGGTACAGGTTATTCACTTCGGTGCGAAGTTGTTGACTACTCCCAGTCACCTTCAGCATTGAGG ATGGCACGCACCTGCTGGCTTTATTACTTCTCCAAATTTATTGAGCTTTTAGATACT atctTTTTTGTTCTGCGTAAGAAAAATAGCCAAGTGACTTTCCTGCATGTCTTCCATCATACCATCATGCCATGGACCTGGTGGTTTGGAGTCAAATTTGCCGCAG gtgGTTTGGGAACATTCCATGCCTTTCTAAATACAGCCGTACATGTAGTCATGTATTCCTACTATGGGCTCTCTGCACTGGGACCAGCCTTCCAGAAGTATCTATggtggaaaaaatatttgacatcaTTACAGCTT GTCCAATTCATTATTATCACCATCCACATAGGCCAGTTCTTTTTCATGGAAGATTGCAAGTACCAGTTTCCAGTCTTCCTGTACATCATTTTGAGTTATGGGTGCATCTttctgctgctctttctccattTTTGGTACCGTGCTTACACCAAAGGCCAGAGGCTGCCCAAAACTGTGAAAAATGGAATCTGCAAAAGCAAAGATCACTGA